GCATCTGCTCGATGAGGCGTCCAACCGGCGTCACTGCGGGGTCGAGGCCTAATAGTTGGCAGTCAATGGGGACTTGCGCGGTTGCAATGCCAACTGCTCCTGGCTGCCCCTCACTTGCTTTGTTGGAGGCCGCGATCGCGATGTAATGGCTTTCCTGAGCTTCCAGTTGGGCAGCAACCTCGCGCACGGAGCAACTTGGCGGGACGCAAGCAACATCCGCTTGCAAAGCGGACTCAACCGAGCGATTGGTAAGCGCGTCAAATAACTGCAGCTGCTGCATTAGGGCCTCTAGCGTGACAGCGCCAACAATGCCCCCTTTGGCATCGACAATCGGCAAATGGCGAATCTGGTGGGCTTGCAGTAGCGATAGGGCGGCAAACGCATCCTGGCCTTGTGCCCAAGCAAGCGCGACCGGATTGGGCGTCATGACCTCGCCTAAGGTGGCCGCGCTTAAATCGCGGCCGGCTGCCACTAGGGGCAGCAGATCGCGGCTGGTGACAATGCCGCACAGGCGATTGCCGTCGCTGACCAGCACATAGCTCCCTTGTTCCGCCGCATAGGGCAGGGTCGAGGCTGTCTCGCCCTCAACCAGTTGGCAAGTGCGCCAAGCGGTAGCACCAAGCTGCTCCCCAACCGAGCTCAGCAGCGTATCGGCAGGCGCTTTGGGCGGCGATCGCGCCATCACCTCAGCGAGAGTGGGAGCGGTAGCAGGCATTGCCACGGTTATGCTGGCATCCTTGATGCCACTAGTTTGACAGGGAACTTAGAGTGTAGCCGTCCTGGGTGATACCAATTTGAGCAGCAGATGCACGCTTACTAAAGAACATGACTCCCATATTGAGGGAGTTTCGAGGGTCAAAATCTAGTGCACAAGCTACGAGAATTGGTATGAGACTAAGCTGAACCCAGCGCACGTTTTTTTGTGTCACTAATATGATAGCTAAGTCTTCTTAGTAATAGGGGTATTGCTTCCTGAATTGAGAGATTCGCGTGCTTTGAAGCGACTGCTGACAAGGAGGCTGCCCGATCCGATTAGTTACCCAATCGGGCTGTTTCATCGGATTTGAGTGGTCGGCATTCGACACAAGAGAAAGCACTTTGGTCAAAGTTGAGCTGGATTGACCTTGACAAGCCTACTGGCAGCGCCCAGCTTCTCCCTGAAGAATTCCAATTTTTAATGTCTGCTTGATGGCCGATCTCCCATTCAAACTTGGGAACTTTCAAAACTTTTTAGCGCTGCAAGCGAAGCTGTCCCATTACCTGTTTCAATTAAGACCTCATAGTCAAAGCTTTTGGCTCAACACCAAAGCGACTATTGACAGCTCTGGCCCTGGTTGAGAGTACGCCCTCTGGGAAGCAGTGCAGGAGCGACCGAGCTTAGAGCGCCTAACAGAACTTCTGTAGGTGGTTGAACAGGATGAGCGCGCAGCCCAGCTCGAGGAAGGCTTGGTGAATGTCAGCACGCCGCTCATCCAGAGTTCGTTGGGTACGAGCGGTTTGGCCATGGCATAGACCGGAGCTCTCCCTCCTCATCCCTACCAGTTTTGTTAGCACTCTTATTGGGAGATATCACATCAGTTTGCGGGGGCGTTGCTCCCAAGCGACACGCCCCTAGCCCCTTGCGAGAATGCATTAGCCGGTGCCGGTCGCCGTAGAATTGGGGACGGGCAAACGCGCCGCTAGATGGCGGTTCTCGGCCCATCTGCCAGTTGCGAGGCGCGATCACGGCTCCCCATGGCAAGCCCAAGGTGCTAGTGCATGGATGCCAATGCGCTGCTGGCTTGGATTGTTAGCATTTCTTGCCTTGCCCTGATCGGGCGCGCGGCGATCGCGGGCTCCCAGGCTGGCTGGGTAGGGACCGGCGCAGCCATTTTGGGCCTCATGGCTGGATTGGCCCGCTGGCAGCCCGAGCTGGTGGGCTGGGTGGGCAGCGGCTTGTGGGTCGCGTTTGTCCTGCTGCCGACCTTGGGCGCGCGCTGGCTCAATCGCCTAATGAACCAGGAGCGCTGGCAGGCTGCGCGCCGGCTGGCGGCCGGACTGCGCTGGCTCCATCCGGGCGATGGCTGGTGGCAGCGGCCGCAACTCATGCGTGCCCTGGAAGCGGGCCAGCAAGGCTACTTCGAGCGGGCATTCGCGCTGCTGCAGCAGTACCGCGCGCGCAGCGGCCGCACGGCCCACGGCGCCCAAGCCATCCTCTACCGCATGGGGGCGCGTTGGGAGACGCTTTTGCGCTGGTTGCAGCAGTTTCCGCAGCAGGGCTGGTGGCAGGATCCGGTCCTAGCCGGCCACTACTTGCGCGCCCTGGGGGAGCTGGGCGATTTGAACGGCTTGGTTTGGGGGCTGCATCGCTACGAACGCCAATTCGGCGCGCTCAAGGCCATGCGCGATCCCGTCCGGGCCTTGGCGCTGGCGTTGTGCGCCCGCCCGCAGGCGCTGCAGCGCGCGTTGGCCGACATGCCCCATGCCCCCCACAGCCGAGCGTTTTGGCACGCCACGGCTGCCCTGGCCGCTGGCGATCGCCAGCGGGGACAACAGCAGCTTCAGGCACTGCAATCGGACAGTGCCCCTCCGCTAGCCAACGCCATCGCCTGGCGCTTGGCGCATCCGCCCGCCAACCCGCAACAAACGCTCGATGCCGAATCGTGGCGGTTGCTGGACCAAATCGAGTGCCAGCTGTACGAAGAAGCACGCTACGGCAAAGCTCTAATGCTGACCCTGGGGCGCGCCGGTGCTACCTACGCCACCATTGGGCTCAACGTCGCGGTCTTTGCGCTCGAGAGCGCCCTGGGCGGCAGCACGAACGCGGCCAACTTGGAGCGCTTGGGGGCGCTGCAGCCGGCAGCGGTCTGGTGGGGCGGTGAGTGGTGGCGCCTGCTCGCGGCCAACTTTCTGCACTTTGGCCCCCTTCACCTGGCCGCCAACATGCTGGGCCTCTACCTGCTGGGCCCTTACGTCGAGCGTACCCTGGGCGCCCTCCGCTACTGCCTGGCCTACCTCGCGAGCGGGGTGGGCGCCATGGGGCTGTACTGTGTCCTGGCGCTGCAGCTGGGATCCCCCGAGCAGGTGTTGGTGGGGGCTTCCTCGGCCATCATGGGGCTGCTGGGCGTGACGGGCACCATCCTGCTCTGGGGCTGGTGCCGGGAGCGATCGCGGATTGCCGCGCAGCGCTTGCAGTGGGTGGTGGCGATCGTGGCGGTTCAGGCCAGCTTCGATCTCAGCGTTGCCAACGTCAGCTTTATGGGGCACGCACTGGGCTTGGCCGTAGGCAGCGTTGCGGGTAGCTTGCTGCTGGCTGGCGGCCCGTTTCGCCGCTAGCCCGGGTTCCCCCAGTTTGGGCAAGGCAGTAAGCTGGTTGCCGATAGTGCTATTGGCAAGCCGGCATGGTCAAAATCAACGACAACTTTCTCAAGCTCCAGGCGGGCTATCTGTTCCCCGAGATCTCGCACCGCGTCAAGGCGTTCAGCGAGGCCAATCCCGACGCCGATATCATCAAGTTGGGCATTGGCGATGTCACCGAGCCGCTGCCGCAAGCCTGCTGCCAGGCCATGAAACGGGCCGTGGATGAGATGGGCGATCGCGCCACGTTTCGCGGCTACGGCCCGGAGCAGGGCTACGCCTGGCTGCGCGAGGCCATTGCCGAGCACGAGTACGCGGCCCGCGGTTGCAGCGTCGACCCCGGCGAGATTTTTATCTCGGACGGCACCAAGTGCGACACGGGCAACATCCTCGACATTCTGGGCGATGACAATACTATTGCCGTCACCGATCCGGTCTATCCGGTCTATGTGGATACCAACGTCATGGCCGGCCACACCGGCGAGGCCAACGAGCGTGGTGAGTACCGGGGGTTGGTCTATCGGCCCATGAGTGAGGCCAATGACTTTGCGCCGCCGCTGCCCGAGGGCCCGGTTGATGTCATCTATTTATGCTTTCCCAACAATCCCACCGGCGCTGTCGCCACCCGGACCACCCTGAAGCAGTGGGTCGATTACGCGCGCAACCACAACGCCCTGATCCTGTTCGATGCCGCTTACGAAGCCTTCATCCGCGATCCCGAGATTCCGCACTCCATCTACGAAATTGAGGGGGCGCGCGAGTGCGCGATCGAGTTTCGCTCGTTTTCCAAAAAAGCCGGATTCACCGGCACGCGCTGCGCTTTTACCGTCATCCCGCGCGGGCTGAGCGGCCAAGCGGCCGATGGCTCTGCCGTCGAGCTCTGGCCGCTCTGGAACCGCCGCCAGGCTACCAAGTTCAACGGCGTTGCCTACGCCGTACAGCGGGCGGCCGAGGCCGTTTACTCGGACCAGGGCCAGCAGGAAGTCCGGGCGCTGATCGATTTTTATTTGGAAAACGCCCGCATCGTGCGCGAGCAGCTAGCGGCGGCCGGCTTGCAGGTCTATGGCGGGATCAATGCCCCTTACGTTTGGGTGCGCGGTTCCGAAGGCACATCGAGCTGGGACTTGTTCGACAAGCTGCTGCAAAACGCCCACGTGGTAGGGACGCCCGGTTCCGGCTTTGGAGCAGCCGGGGAAGGCTACTTCCGCATCTCGGCCTTCAACAGCCGCGAGAACATTACCGAAGCCATGCGGCGCGTCACTGACAACTTGAAACTGTAGTCCCTGGTTAAGCCTGCGCCAGCTCGCGCTCAAAACGCTGCTGCAGCTGCGTGGCGCTCAGCTCTTGGCACCAGTAGGCCAGCAGCGCGCTCCCGAATGCCGGGATCTGGTGCTCGGGCGCGCTGCCATCGGCGCGCAGGAGCGGCCAGAGCGCGCGCAAGTCAAAATGGGACGCGTCGCCTTGCGCCGGGCCCAGCAGCGCGAACAGATCGTAGGCCAGGTGCAGCTTGGCAGCGAAGGCCGGCACGCCCTCGTTGGGGATGCACTCGGCCAACAAGGGGGCAAGCTGGGGGGAGTAGGCCGTCAGCTGGGCCAGCAGCCGCCAAACCGGCGTTTTGATGGTGACCGCTTCTGGTGAATCGGTGGCTGGCGGCGCGCTGTAGCGCGCGATCGCGCGCTCGGCAGCGGCTGCGCGAGCTTGGTGATCGCGCAGGAAGCAAGCCAGGTGCATTTGCCGGGCCGGCGCGAGCGCATCTACTAGGGCAGCGGCTAGGGCATCGAGCCCCCAAGCGGGATGGCCCGAGTCGCCGCCGGCATGGGCAATGGGTAANNNNNNNCAGCTGGGGGTCGGGGGCGGGGGCAGCCAGCAGCAGCACGTCGCTGCCGCGCGCTCGGACGGCCGCGTGCTCGCGCAGGCTGGTGCTGGGCACCGTCGCGTAGCCAGGCATTTGCGTCACGACCAGCGCTTCGCCCATCGGACGCTGCCAGGTATAGTGCCGGGTGGCCTCGGCACCGGCCGAGCCATCCGCACTCGCGCGCTCGGTTTGCAGCAGGGCGCTAACGAGGCTGCTTTTACCGGCGCCGCTGCGTCCCAGTAGCAACAGGGTCACAGGCGGCGGCTCTACTGATTCGCTGCTCGGGGCTTGCTCCAGCAGCTGCTGCAAGGTCCGCCCCTCAGGGCGCGCTAGCTGCGGGGTTGCAGTGGTGCTACCAGCCGGCGGGAGCGTTTCGCCGCTGTAGAGCGCGATCGCCTGCCGGCAGAGGTTGCGCAGGGCTGCCTCGCGCAATAGCTGGCTCAGGTTGGCTACCAGTTGTTGGTTGGCCTGCTGCCCGAAGCGCTGGCTGGCTCGCTGCGCGGCGGCTGCCAGCGGGTTGATCAGCCACCGCGCCCAGCGCCAGGCTTGCCAAGCCCGGCGTGCGGAAGGCTCCCACTGGCGATAGAGCCGGTAGGCCTGGTAAGCCTGCCCCACAGTGACCCGGTTGAGCGCCGGCGCCAGCTTTTGCATCCAGCGGTCCAGATCGTCCACGGTGCCGCGAATGAGGCCGTAGGCCTGCGGCACGTAGATATCCAGCAGTGGGTACTCAACCGCCGGGCGATAGATTCCCGCAATCGCGACAACTAAAGCCTGACAGCGCTGCCAGAAAGCGCCCCAATCTTCCCAAATGGGGGGATCTTCGCGCGCAGCGGCCAGCGTGGCTTGCAGCGCCGCCTCAGCTTGCTGCAGGCGATCATCCTCAGCAACGGCCGCTTCAGCTTCCTCGCGCGCCAGCCCCGCACTCACCTCGGCAGCGGCTGAGGCAATCGAGCTGCCCTGGGGCCGCGTCCACCGCACCAGCAGCCAGCGCCAGCCCAGAAACAGCGGCGCTAGGGCTGCCCAAATCCAGCTCAAGTCCCAACGCTGGAGCTGCCAGCCGGCCGCAAACAGCACTAGGGCAGCCGTCAGGGCAACGGGAAGCCCTAGAACGACCCATTGCCAGCGCTTGAGCCCTACCATGGCGGGCCGTCCCGATCGAACTCAGCCCAGCGGCTGAGTCCGGAGGCAGTGCATGCGGACGGAGAGATTCGAACTCTCACACCCTGAGGGTACTAGAACCTAAATCTAGCGCGTCTACCCATTCCGCCACGTCCGCACGGTCGCGGACTCCCTAATTTAGCATCTGCTCCTGGGGCCTCACCTCAGGGCAGTTGGCAGGATTTGCGCTCGCGATCGCGCTGCGGGTACTGCCAGGAGAAGGCAAAGTGGCTCAGCGCGCTCAACTGCTCTAGCTGATACTGGAGCGCCTGCATTTGCCGCTCTAGTGACGGGCGCTTTTGGGTCGATTGGCCCCAGCGGCCGGCCAGGGCGGGAATGACCTGGGTACCCTCAGGGGCAAACTGCACCGCCCGTTGCGCCTGGTCGACAATGCAGCCAGGCGTCCCGCAAATGCCGTAGGACATGGCATGCCAATCCAGGGTGCCGGGGAAGCTATCCCACGGCTGCAAGCGCGAGTCGAACCCATTCTTGCCGACGGTGCGATTGGCTTTGGGGAAAAAGACAGCGCCGGCCGGAATGTCGCGCTCGAGCACCGGTTGGCCGGCCGCTTGGAGAAAGTCGACTACCCCTTGCGCGGCATGGGCGACGCTGAGCCGCCACAACTGCCGCTGTAGCTGCGCGCGACTGACGCCAGTCTCGGCCGAGCGGTATCCCTGCCAGCGGGGCGCTTCATCCTGGGGCGGCATGTCGCGCAGGGTCTCAACATTTTGTTGGGTCAGGCGACCCTGCTCCAAGTAACGCTCGAGCAGCCACCGCCCCTTGGCGTTAAGCGTGCGCCGGATCAGGGTCTGCTGGGAAGCCTCGCTGTAGATCCACAGATCTTTGACGTTATTGGCAAGCGAGTTGCTACCCGAGCCGTAGGGATAGCGGATGTAGTCGAATAGCACGCCATCAGGCTGGCGCTCCAGCACGGCCTCGACAAGTTGGCGGTACTGCTGCCGGGCCCGATCACTGTAGGGATCGATAAAGACCTTGGAGTCCCCTTCGGTGGCTAGGCTAGTCTTGCCGCGCCCGTTGCGCAGGATGGCGCGATCGCTGCCGTCAGCTTGGGTGTAGGCATAGCCAAAATTCATCGAGTACAGCCAGGCGTGGACCTCGAGCCCGCGCTTGTGGCCTTGCTCGATGGCACGCGCAAGCAGATCGGCATCGGCGTAGTCGGGATGGCTAACGGCCGAGGGCCAGACGGTCGGGTTGTCGCTTGCCGGCAGCAGGACCTGGCCGCTGTAGAAGGTCTCTAGGTGGACTTGGTTGTAGCCGCGGCTGGCGATGCGATCCAGAACTTGCTCTAGCTTGCCGGGGCGGGCATCGCAGGGATAGAGCCGCAGCCAAATCGCTTGGGTCTGGGGCCAGTGCTGCGAGCGGCAGCGCTCTAGGCGTTGGGCGTGTTTGGCAACTAGCTCCTGATAGCGCGCGCGATCTTGGTCGTTGCCGGCAAAGGCAGCCTGGCGCAGCTTGCTTTTGCGCTCGATGGCTGCTTGCGGCAGCTGGCAGTACCGGTTGAGCTCATCGGTGGCTGACTGGCGCTCCTGTTGCTGCGCCAGACTGATGCTACCGGCAACTAGCGCGGCCAAGGTGGCTTGCAACAGAAGCCGCCCCGCGCGGCGGAGGTTTCTCATAGCAGGGGAACTCGTGCGCTATCAGCGATTGCGGCAGGCGCGAACGGGATCCGAACCGTCCCGAGGTCCACCCATGTTAGCGGGTGCCCGAGTAAAAAATAGACGAACGGGCGGGACGGCCTGTTTCCACGCGCCGCGTTGCCATCTCGGCGGCCAAGGCGATCGCGGCTTTGAGGCTGGCTGGATCGGCGCTGCCGCGACCGGCAATGTCGAATGCCGTCCCGTGATCGGGCGAGGTGCGCACGAAGGGCAGGCCGATGGTGGTGTTGACAGCCTGCTCGAAGGCCAGCGCCTTGAGCGGGATCAGGCCCTGATCGTGGTACAGCGCCAGGTAGGCATGGGCCGCCTGCGCGCGCGCTTGGTGCGCGTGCCAGGCGCGCCCGGGCGCGATCCAGAGGGCATCCGGCGGGACAGGGCCCACTAGCGTTACCTCAGGGCGCTCGCGCTGCTCCCGCGCCAGCCAAGCCTGCAGCCAGTCGCGCTCCTCGGTTCCCATGGCGCCGCCTTCGCCGCTGTGCGGATTGAGGCCCGCAACAGCGATGCGCGGGCGCGCGATGCCAAAGTCCTGCGCCAGCGAGGCAACCAGCACCGCCAGTTGGGCGCTCAGGTGCGCTGGCGTTAGGCGCTGGGGAACCTCGCGCAGCGGCACGTGCGTGGTGGCCAGCAGCACGCGCAGCATCCAATCCGTATGCGGGGATCGCGCGGCAAACAGCATGCCCACCGAGTCCCGCCCGGCTTGCCGGGCCAGCACCTCGGTTTGACCGGGGTAGGCCAAGCCAGCTGCATGCCAGGCGGATTTGGCAATGGGCGCCGTCACTAACCCGCTGGCCTCCCCGGCCAGGGCGCGCGCGATCGCAGTTTGCAGAAAGGCGAAGCTGGCGCGGCCGCTGGCCGCGTTGCCCTGCCCCCAACGAATCTCGGCCCGTACCGAGGGGGCCAGCGGCACCTCGAGTACCGGGAGATCGTCGGGGTCGGCCAGCGAACGAACGTGCGGCCGCAGCTGCCGGTAGTGCCATCGCAGCAGCTCGCGATCGGCCACGAGCGCGATTGGGGCTGGCAAGGGCGGATCGGCGAGGGCCTTGAGCGCTACCTCCGGGCCGATGCCGGCCGGATCGCCGACTGGCAGTAATAGCTGCGGTTGCCCCGTACTGGGCGTCATGCAAGCGCTCGCTCCCGTAGGGACAGGCCAGATGGTACCCCAACTTAGCACGCTCGCTAGCGTTGGCTCGCGCAGCCGCCGCAGCGGTTAAAATGCACCCATACCGGCATCAAGCTTGGCGCCAGGAGGCAAGCGCATGACGGCCAATGAGCTCATTTTCAACGCGGCCCTCATCATCACAACCGTCACGCTGGTGGGCATCGCTTGGGGCTTTTTGATGCTCAAGATCCAGGGACCCAACGAAGGCGAAGAAAGCTAAGCCATGCAAGTCGCGATCACGGGCGCCACCGGCTTTGTGGGAACGCGCCTGGTGGAGCGGCTGCAGGCCCAAGGCATGGGCTCGCTGCGCGTTCTGACCCGCAACCCCGAGCGCGCGCGCGCCATCTTCCCGGCCGAGCGCTACCCGCAGCTGGAAGCGGTGGCCTATACGCCCCAGCGCTCGGGGGCGTGGCAGCAAGTGCTGGATGGCTGCGACGCCGCCATCAACCTAGCTGGCGAGCCGCTGGCCGATAAGCGCTGGACCCC
This DNA window, taken from Cyanobacteria bacterium QS_8_64_29, encodes the following:
- a CDS encoding rhomboid family intramembrane serine protease; amino-acid sequence: MDANALLAWIVSISCLALIGRAAIAGSQAGWVGTGAAILGLMAGLARWQPELVGWVGSGLWVAFVLLPTLGARWLNRLMNQERWQAARRLAAGLRWLHPGDGWWQRPQLMRALEAGQQGYFERAFALLQQYRARSGRTAHGAQAILYRMGARWETLLRWLQQFPQQGWWQDPVLAGHYLRALGELGDLNGLVWGLHRYERQFGALKAMRDPVRALALALCARPQALQRALADMPHAPHSRAFWHATAALAAGDRQRGQQQLQALQSDSAPPLANAIAWRLAHPPANPQQTLDAESWRLLDQIECQLYEEARYGKALMLTLGRAGATYATIGLNVAVFALESALGGSTNAANLERLGALQPAAVWWGGEWWRLLAANFLHFGPLHLAANMLGLYLLGPYVERTLGALRYCLAYLASGVGAMGLYCVLALQLGSPEQVLVGASSAIMGLLGVTGTILLWGWCRERSRIAAQRLQWVVAIVAVQASFDLSVANVSFMGHALGLAVGSVAGSLLLAGGPFRR
- a CDS encoding PetM of cytochrome b6f complex subunit 7 is translated as MTANELIFNAALIITTVTLVGIAWGFLMLKIQGPNEGEES
- a CDS encoding 4-hydroxythreonine-4-phosphate dehydrogenase PdxA translates to MTPSTGQPQLLLPVGDPAGIGPEVALKALADPPLPAPIALVADRELLRWHYRQLRPHVRSLADPDDLPVLEVPLAPSVRAEIRWGQGNAASGRASFAFLQTAIARALAGEASGLVTAPIAKSAWHAAGLAYPGQTEVLARQAGRDSVGMLFAARSPHTDWMLRVLLATTHVPLREVPQRLTPAHLSAQLAVLVASLAQDFGIARPRIAVAGLNPHSGEGGAMGTEERDWLQAWLAREQRERPEVTLVGPVPPDALWIAPGRAWHAHQARAQAAHAYLALYHDQGLIPLKALAFEQAVNTTIGLPFVRTSPDHGTAFDIAGRGSADPASLKAAIALAAEMATRRVETGRPARSSIFYSGTR
- a CDS encoding LL-diaminopimelate aminotransferase; the encoded protein is MVKINDNFLKLQAGYLFPEISHRVKAFSEANPDADIIKLGIGDVTEPLPQACCQAMKRAVDEMGDRATFRGYGPEQGYAWLREAIAEHEYAARGCSVDPGEIFISDGTKCDTGNILDILGDDNTIAVTDPVYPVYVDTNVMAGHTGEANERGEYRGLVYRPMSEANDFAPPLPEGPVDVIYLCFPNNPTGAVATRTTLKQWVDYARNHNALILFDAAYEAFIRDPEIPHSIYEIEGARECAIEFRSFSKKAGFTGTRCAFTVIPRGLSGQAADGSAVELWPLWNRRQATKFNGVAYAVQRAAEAVYSDQGQQEVRALIDFYLENARIVREQLAAAGLQVYGGINAPYVWVRGSEGTSSWDLFDKLLQNAHVVGTPGSGFGAAGEGYFRISAFNSRENITEAMRRVTDNLKL